The following is a genomic window from Rhodopirellula islandica.
AGACTTGGACATGGATTTGGTACCTCGTTGTGGATTGTTTCAAAAGCTATTAAACGTCCCAACGAGTGTGCCAAATCTTTTCCACTCTGACTTGCCCCCTCCATAGTTTCTCCGCGGCTCGTCGAGGAAGGGGGTGACGCCCGAGACCTCGGGTTGAAACCCGAGGCTGGCAACTGTCACCGCTCCGCGGTTGTTCGATCATCGGTTGATCTTGAGAACTGCGAAACGCATTCAATCGACCGCCCGTGGCGCATTGGGTTGCCAGAAAGAGCGGTGGGGCTGGATTCTGTCGGCGCATAAAAAAACCACCATCAAAAGAATCAATGGCGGTGTCAATTTTATCTACGAGATCAAGCCGTTCAGGCAGGAGTCACGTTTTCGGCACAAGGTCCTTTGGGACCACGACCTTCAGTGTAAGTGACTTTTTGACCTTCTTGCAGTTCGTCGTAACTCGCGCCTTCGACATTCGTGCAGTGGAAGAACAAGTCTTTCGGCCCTCCAGTGTCGATAAAACCGAAGCCTTTGTCGGTGAGCCGTTTGATTGTACCTTCTGCCATTCTTCTAATTCCTTCGTGTAGACTGTGATGCTTCTCGTGCCGAGTGCGCGAGCTATACCACCACGAGAGGGAGTATAACAGATTCCAGATGCTTGTGGTGAGTTGCGGCCGCTCAGATTTCCCAGAAAAAGTGAAATTTGGTGTTTTTCGGCTGATATCCTGACGAAACCGGCCTGCGGTCACCCGCAAACTGGTCACCGAACATGGATCTTTTGAGACTGAATCGTGATCAGATTCACTCCCTCATCGTAGGTCACGCTGCCAGATACGGTGACAATATCTCCCTTGGAAAGGCCCGCAAGATTGTCGGCCCGAGTCGTGCGAACGCTACCAGACTCATCGATCAACTGCACCACAGCCTTGGGCGCGTTGGCCAAGCGACGCTTGCAGAACGGGCAGTTGTCGGCGTGATCAGGATCGCCGCCCGTGTGATCTTCGTCGGGCAACTCACTCAGCATGAACGTCGCTGAACCGGGCTCAAATGCGTCAAACTCTCCCGCGTCGATCCTCCCGACCAGGGTGACCTCACTGGGCGCCGGCGTGGCCTCGTCTCCGAACCGCTCTTTCACTTCGGTCAACGAGAGCGCGTCTGCAGGCGCCTCGCTGAGCAGCACCGCTGGGTCAGCGTCCGAAGATGCCGTCTCGCTGCCAGATGGTTCGCAGCCGACAGCCATGATCAGGCAACCGGCGGCCAATGCCAAGGAATGAAAACGGTGAGTCATTGGAGGCCCCCGAGGACTTTGATGGAATCGTCAATGTCGCCACTGACTTCGCTGTATTCAGCCCCGTTTTCACCATGCAGCTTGGCATCCACCGATCCAAACGCGTCGAACAGAGCGTCCACTGCTGCCAGAGCCTGCTTCTTTTGCTCTTCGTTCAGATCGCTGCTTTTCGCCAGGGCTTCTGTTTGCTCCAGCAGCGTTCCAATGTCGTGCAATTCGTTGTGGATCGAATCAACATCGTCATCCGCGAAGCCGCTCGCGATGGTCGCCTTCATTTTGGACAGCTTCTCAACCGCAGCAGCAAACGACTTGGGTGCATCGGGCTTTTCCAGATGCACCAGAGCGTCGCTGCTCAACCCGGCCGCGTCGGCGTCAATGACTTCGTGGTCACCATGGTCATGGCCTTCATGCCCGTGAGCATCGTGGTCATGCCCCTCATGGTCATGGCCCTCGTGATCTCCGTGATCGTGATCATCATGACCATGATCGTCACCGGATTCCGAGGCAGACGTGGCTGCCGAATCCGTGGGGCTGGAAGGCTGGCAACCAGGGGTGGCCACCAGGGCCAACGAGAGCAAAGCGAGAAAGGTGATCTTGGTCATGGGGGCTGATTTCCGAGGAGGGGAGGCATTGGAAACGCTGAGAAAAAATCGTGAGAGCGTGCCTGCGAAAGCGCCAATTCGCGAAATGGGGTCGTCACAAATGGCTTCGAGCGCTGGTTTGCTACGCACCTTGGCATCCTAGCGTTCACCCGCTTTTGGGGAGCGACAAACCAAAATGGATTTCAACGCGGACACGGGGGAAGCGAACGCACAGTCTCCCATAGGTCTTATTTGCCCTGTCTTTCCATTCCAGAGGCAGTCCATTCAGCATTTGAGCCCCCTGGGACGCCTTTCCCACTGCGTCATCGCTTCGTAGTCCGGGTGGCCGATTCGGCGCTGGTGGCCTGCTGTTTCTCTGAGCCGTTTCGGCGTTCGCCTCGGTTCCACCACCACAGAACCGTGGCGAACGCCCGAACGGCTCAGATCATCCCCTTTCTTTCCAGCGGCAACTCAGCACGAGGAACCAGTTCAGAGGCATTTGAAACGGGCTGATTCGGCAACCATCGAACGGGCTTGGAAAGCGGGCTCGATCCAAGCCGGACTGATTCCCTATACTTCCTGGCTCTTCCAATTCGCGAGGACGCCTCGCCTTTGCTTCTTTCCAATCGCACGCACGCTGATGAGCATGACCGCCGCTGACCCGACCTCATCGGTCGCCTCCCCTTCCACCTCCCAACCCGCCATTCGTGTTTACAACACACTGAGCAAAACCAAGGAGCCGTTTTTGCCGCTGCGTGCTCCGCGTGTGGGCATGTATCTGTGCGGGCCAACGGTCTACGCCGAATCACACATTGGCCACATGGTTGGGCCGGTCATTTTCGACACAATCAAACGCTATCTGACCTACAGCGGGTTCGAAGTGACGTGGGTGGTCAACATCACCGACGTCGATGACAAACTGATCAAGAAGTCCAAGGAACGTGGCATCCCGATGAGCCAAATCGCGGTGGAGATGACCGCGGACTACTTGGCCAACCTCCGGGAACTGGGCGTCAATCAGATCGACCACTTGCCGCGTGCCACCGACCACATGCCGCAGATCATCGCGTTCATTGGATCGCTGGAATCGAAAGGCTTTGCCTACGCGATTGACGGCGACGTGTTCTTCGACGTGACCAAAGACCCTGGCTACGGGCAACTCTCCAATCGATCAGTCGAAGATCAGCAGGGCGAGGGCGGCGGCGCGGCAGCCAAGAAACGCAACCCCGGCGACTTTGCATTGTGGAAATCAGCCCGCCCAGGCGAACCGTACTGGGAAAGCCCTTGGGGCGACGGTCGACCAGGATGGCACATCGAGTGTTCTGCGATGAGCCACGAAATTCTGGGCGAAACCTTCGACATCCATGGCGGCGGGTTGGACCTGATGTTCCCGCACCACGAAAACGAGCGAGCGCAAAGCACGTGCTGCCACGGTGCGCCGATGGTGAAGTACTGGATGCACAACGGCTTGATGCGGGCTGGCGAGAAAGGCAAGGTTGGCGGCAAAAGCGACCGCGAAAACGCGGCGGCGGAAGCAGCCAGCGTCGAAGAACAAGCCTCGGGCAAGATCAGCCGCAGCAAAGGCGCCGGCGGTTTGGCCGATCTGATTCGCAGCCAGACCGGCGAACGCATCCGGTTCTTCTTGTTGCGAACTCAATATCGCAGCACGATTGTTTACAACGAAGAGACCTTGGCCGAAGCCGGCACATCACTGGAAGCGTTTTATCGTTACTTCGATCGCTTCGAAGAGATCACAGGCAGCTCGTTCTACGACCTGACCGCCGCGACCCGACGTGCCGAAGGCAGCTTTGATCCGGCGGGCGATGCATTGCTGACCGAGATCCATGCCATCCGCGAAAAATTCTTGGCCGCGATGGACGATGACTTCAACACGGGCGCCGCGATCAGCGTGCTGTTTGACGCTCTGCGGACCCTCAACCGTCACGTCGACGCCAACCAATTGGCCGCCGGTGCGGATGTGAAATCGCCCGCCGTGGAATCACTGGTCAAAGCCACCTCGGTCATCGCGGAACTGTCGCGTGTGCTGGGTTTGTTTGCAAAACCACCGGCCACCTCCGGTGGCGACGAAGCGGATGCAGAGCTCCTGGATTCCGTGGTGCATTTGTTGATCAACCTTCGCAAGGAAGCTCGCGAGCGAAAAGATTACGCCACTGGCGACGCCATCCGAGATCGACTGGCTGATCTCGGGGTCGCCCTGCTCGACAAGAAAGAAGGCACCTCTTGGGAACGCAAGTCATAACGGCACGCCCTGGATCGGCAGCCTGCATTTTAGGAATCGACCCGGGGCTCAACACCACTGGTTACGCGGTGATCTCGCGAGAGGGATCGCGTCTGTGCTTGCGTGAAGCGGGGGTGATCAAGTCACGCCGCTCTGACACGCTCCCAGAACGCTTGCAAGAAATCCATGTTGGGCTGTCGGAAGTTTTCGCGGCCCATCCCGTGGATCTGATGGCGGTGGAGCAATTGTTCTCGCATTACGATCGCCCTCGCACGGCGATCCTGATGGGGCACGCTCGCGGCGTGATCTGCCTGGCAGCCGCGACGGCTGGCGTGCCGGTCGAGCACTACGAACCAACTCGCGTGAAGAAGGTGATGACTGGCAACGGCCGAGCCCCCAAAAGCCAAATGCAATTGGCGGTGAAGATGCAATTGAACCTGCAATCTGCCCCCGAGCCCGACGACGTCGCCGATGCGATGGCAATCTGCCTGTGCGGGCACTACCTGGCCAACAACCCAATTGACCAAGCGCTGGCTTGAAGGCCAGCGCTCTCGTCGGCCTCCGGCGTGGACTGATCGCGATGACCGCGACAGTCCCCAAGGGAGCGAGATGGTTGAGAAGACTGGAGTTTGCTAGCCTACGTCGGCCCAGTAAAGGTGGCTTTGCAACACTCATCCGGTAGGGAGTTGCCTGAAAAGGTCCGCTCAACTGCCGGAGCGGCGCCGAAGCGGCTTGATCCGGCCTACCTGAGAAATCGATCACCTATCAATGTGAAACCCCATGTTGAAACCAGCTTCCGCAGTACGCTCTTTTCCTCTGGCGGAAGTCGGTTTGACCTTTGAGTGATTCACCGAACGGTCTGCCAACGCCACCTGCAGGCGATCTCGAAGGAGATGAATGCCAGCGGACATGGATGGATGCCGTCGGCCGCGAGGCGAAGCGGCTTGGGTGGCAGCGGTATGGGCTCTTGATGTTTGGCATTGTTTGCCAGTGCGTCACCCTTGCGATCACCTGGCCGCTCTGGCAAGCGCGGGCGATGCCACCGCACCTGCCGACGTTTGAACTGCCTTCGCTTTCCTTTGGCTGGCTCCTCATCGCTTCCCTTGCTTGGACCGTGATCCGTCCGAGGTCGGGGTTGGCAGTGCACTGGGGCATGTTGATTGTTGCAGCCGTCTTCGATCAGTTTCGTTTGCAGCCACAGTTCTTTTCCATCGCGTTGTTGATGGCGGCCTGCGTGCTGGACGCCGGTCATCGAATCGCCCGCTGGTCATTGGTGTCGACCTGGGTCTGGGCGGGGCTGCACAAACTCCTGTCGCCAGATTGGTTCGGGTACGCATCGCACTGGCTGGTCGCCCGCAGTGGGCTGGACGCCGACTCAACCTACCTGTGGTTCGCTGGCGCAGTGGCGGCCGTTGAGCTCGCCGTTGGGGTGCTTGCGATTTTCCGGCCGCGGTGGGCGGCACCTGCCTGCTTGGCCATGCACCTGGGGATCGCGTTGACGATCTCACCCTTGATCGTGAACTGGAACGAAAGCGTGCTTCCTTGGAACTTGTCGGTCGCGGTGATTGGCTCTTGGGTGATGTTGACCACGAAGTCCTGGCGGCCGGCCGCGGCCTGGGAGAAGGCGGTTTGTGCGGTCAGTTTGCTTGGCCCCATTGGGTTCTATGGCGGGTACGTCGATCACGGGTTTTCTGGCGTGCTCTACTCGGGTTCGATCCCGCAAGGACTGATCACTTCGCGGACCGGCACCCATCCGATTGAAGGTTGGGGCGACCTGCACGTTCCGTTTCCGAAAGAGCGACGGACGATCCGGATCTACTTTGAACAGGTTGCTATGCCAGGCGACAAATTGCATCTTGCGGATCCTCGGCCGTGGCTCGACGATGCTTTTTACGCGCTGGATTCGCAGGGCAACGCCCAAGCGATTGATCGAGACGAGTTCCTTGCCGGAATTCCAGTGGACAGCCTCGAGCGACTGAAGACGGATGAGGGCGTTGCCCTGGCAGGCTCTCCGAACCTGGCGACAATCGAATTCAGCGGAGTCGGAATCGACAGCCGGCGCTCCCTCTTCGAGCTGCAGAAAGCGGGCGTGCGAATGGTTCGCCGCGCCGAAGACCAGCCGATTTTCGCGATCGAATTCACCGCGGAGAATTTTGATCCCTCGCTACTGGAGCACGTGGCTCACCTGCCCAACCTGATGCAAATCCAGCTTGCTGGGACGAGTGTTCAGGATGAGGACTTGTCCAAGCTGGTTGACCTGCGATTGCTCACCGGCATTGGGCTGAACCAGACCAGCATCACCGACAGGGGAATCTCGCACCTGAGCGACCTGCCGTTCCTGCAGCACATCGAATGCGAGGGAACCAGCATCACTGCCGAAGGCCTCGATGCCGTGGTGAAGACTCCGTTCTAAGCAGGTCGGCAGGAGTCTTTCGGCGTTTGAAATGTCTTGGCAAGCGTGGTTGCTTCCACGTGTAACCGGGGCGAACGCTGGACTGCCAAATGTTTGGTGTTGACGCTCCGATAGCGGATGCAGCTTTTCTTCCGGCATGCTGTCCTTCTTCATCTCGGTAGGGATGCCAGGTGGTAGCCGGGGGTTGCTGCGTAGCAGCGTGCCCCCGGGGAACGAGCGTCCCAAAAAATACCCTCCATCCCGCCGTGGCCATCGGCCACGGCGGGATGGAGAGTGGCGACGTGGGTTTTGCCTGTCCGTCGGTGGCGCGATCGCTTGCCGACGGCTACCATCTGACATCCCTACCGGGATGAAAACTTGCGCAACCCCAGTGCGTCACGACGCCAAATATTCAGCAGTCCAGGCCAGCGCCCAAACGGCTCACATGGCTAGGCCCGATCATTCCTGCCGACCTGCTTAAAAGGCTCGCCCGACTTCACTCGTTGCCAGTTTCGGATCGGACCGGCAGGCCGAAGAATTGCGTTTCCTAGAGCGCAGCCCACTTTTGACGCCCCAAGAATTCGCGATGGACGCGGCTGCGAACCGCAAGCGAACGGATCGCACTCCGGTTATGTTCGAGGCAAATGGCTTCTGTCCTCGATGAGAGTTGATATGCGCGCGTTGAAATTTTGGGGTGGCTCAGCCGCGTTTTTGGCGATCGCGTTGAGCATGGCAAGCGAGGGGGCCGGCGATGACTTCACTCGCTTTCGCGGTGGGGATGCGACGGGCGTCGCGGCAGACCACCCTGAATTGCCGACGCAGTGGGACACCGAAACAAATGTCGCCTGGGTCGCAGATGTGCCTGGGCAGGGCTGGGGCAGCCCAGTCATTGTCGGTGAACGAGTGTTCGTCTCCGCCGTCGTGGCAGAAGAGGCAAACACGCCCCCGCAGGGAGGCTTGTACCTGGGCGAAGGCGTCCGCGATCCGGCCGCGGGAATCCACCACTGGATGGTGACCTGCTTTGACCTGGGCAGCGGCAAGGAGCTCTGGAAGCGAGAGGCACACGCGGGCCGTCCCCTCGTCCCGCGACACCCCAAAAGCTCTTACGCGGCGGAAACACCCGTGACCGATGGCGAGCGTTTGTTTGTCTTGTTCGGTGACCTGGGACTGTACTGCTACAACCTTGAGGGCGAACTGCTGTGGTCACGAAACATCGAACCGAAGCAGACCAACATGGATTACGGCGCGGCCGCTTCACCGGTTGTGCATGGCGATCAAGTGTTTGTGGTTTACGACAACAAAGAGGCGTCTTGGATCGCCGCCTTCGACACCCAAACCGGCGAACAGCGTTGGCGCACCGAACGTGACGAAACGATGTCCTGGGCAACCCCACTGGTTTGGCAAAATGAACTTCGCACGGAAATCGTTGTCCCAGGCAAAAACGCAAACCGAAGTTACTCCCTGAACGGAAAGGAGCTCTGGAGCTTCGATGGAGACATGTCGATCTTGGTCATCCCCTCGCCGTTTGCGGCGCACGGAATGTGCTACCTGTCATCCGGCTACGTCGGTGATTCCCACCGGCCTACGTTTGCGATTCGTCCCGGAGCGTCGGGAGAAATCGACACTTCCGATGGCTTCACCAGCAACCCGTACATCGAGTGGTATCAGCCGCGAGCTTCACCCTACAACACGACCCAGATCGTTGACGGCGACTACCTTTACACGGTCTACGACCAAGGCTTCATGACCTGCCACAACGCGTTGACTGGCGAGGAAGTCTACGGCAAGCAGCGGTTTTCGCCGAAAGGATCCTTCACGTCCTCGCCGTGGGCGTACGGCGGAAAGGTGTTTTGCCTCAGCGAGCAAGGGCTGACCTACGTCATCCAAGCTGGGCCGGACTTCAAGGTTCTCAACACCAACCCGCTGGATGAACTCTGCATCGCCACACCGAGCGTGAGCGATGGCAGGCTGCTGATCCGCACGCTGACGAAGGTCTACTGCATCAGCGAAGCGAGCGAATGAGTGAGCGAACCGTGGTTCACTCAGCGAGTCACCGAGCCGCTCGGGTAACCCGATGCCGCTCCCGTGCTGCCAGGCATGTAGCCGGCTGGCTGAACCGAGTTGGAACTGCCGGAAACGGAACCGGTTGCGGTTTGGTAAGCCGGGGACTCCGTCACAGCAGCGGCGGCGTTGGCGGCTGCGTCGGCAGTTGCCTTGGTGGCTCCCGATGCGACCGATGCGACACGGTCTTTCGTTGCGGAAATCGATTCACCCAAGTTGTCTGGCAACCCGATTGCCGAGATGGCGGGTGAAGACTTGGTTTCGCTGGACGCCGTGGCCGATGCGTTCGGCCCGGACATCAAATCGCTTGGAAGCGAAAACGCCGAGCCTGTCTTTGGTGCACTGGATTGTTGCTGTGCCACAATCGCATCCATTTCAGATCCTGGCAAAGTGAATCCGTTGGACTTGCTTGCTGGTGTGCCTGACTGAGCGGCGATTGCATCAGCTCCTGCCGGGGCCGAGGTCGATGGCACGCTGATTGGCGGCATTGCCGTTGGGCGCGGTGTCGTGGCTTGAGGCGAAGCAGAGGGCTGCGTTCCCATTGCGTAGCCATTGGCCGAAGCGGCCGCGTAACTGGCAGGTTGCGAAGGGGTCTGGCTTCCTGGCAACGTATACGAAGCCGGCGGCAGAGAGCCATTGGACTGCGACGCGACCGCGCCATAAGGGGTGGTCGCGGAAGCCGGTGGCGTGCTGGGAACACCGGGTGTGCTGTTGACCGTTGGCAAGCCAGCGGTGCTGGTTGCCGCGTACATGTTCGATGAGGAGCCACCTGGCATTCCGCTCGGCGTGGTGGCAGGTGCAGTGCCACCGGCGATCGATGCAATCGCGTTCGGTGTCGCTTTGGATGATGGCGGCTGCGGGTAAGTCAGTGAGGGGCCAGTGCCGGCCAATGTCTCAGCGGAGGGTTCCCCTCGCATGCCGAACATGTTAAAGCTTGGACGTCCGCTGCGGCAGCCCGTGGCAGCGATGCTCGCGGTCACACAAAAACCGATTGCGGCGTGGGCGACCAGGGTTCGCGCGGCGTTTCGAGTTTGAGTTGATCGTGTCGTCATCGTCGCGTCCTTCCGTCGGAGGCGGATTGGGTGTTGTCGAAATGGTTTCAGTGCGTTGAATCGACCGATTCAATCGTCCAATGAAGCCAAACCGGAAAATCCAGTCCAATTGATACAGGCGGCCGCGAATCGATTGGCCGTCATACAAGCAGCCCATGTGAAGAACACACCAGGCGACTTGTTTAACTAGGGATTCTGCCTCGGTGGTGTCAAGAGATCCGCGACTGCAAAAATCACAGGTACATCGCTTGGAAGCCGTCACCGTCTTCGATTTGCCGCTGGATTTTTTCCAAGCGTTTTTCGGTTTGGGTCAGATCACCTGCTTGGATGTAGCGGTCAAACTCCACCGCAATGGAATGCTTGACCGACTCAGCCAAGAACTCCACAGCCGGTTCGTTCAGCCAATCGCAGGTTTCTTCGCTGAGTGTCACCAACAGATCGACCGCCTTCGTTTTCAGATCCTTTTCACCGGTCATCACGACGCCCTCGACATGAAACTCGACGCGACCTCGATCCGGGTCGTTGGTCAGATGAAAGGCACAGCGAGCGCGGTGCAGGTAATACGTGTTGTGGGTGCCATGTTTGGCGAGCGCCGCTTTGACTCGCAGGACAAACGCTTCGTAGTTCGGCGACGCATCCAACGGGACGTCCAACCGAGAAACGGTGCGAAGCGGCAAACAATCAAATTCGAATTCGACCCAACGACCCAACATTCCACTCTCCTGGTGCACTGCGTGACAACTTTCACAAACCCCATTCCTGTTTCGACAACCGGGGCACGCGACTTGCCTTTGTGACGCATTTCACCGTGAATTGCGACCCCAACGGCGAAGCCGCTCGCCCAGTACGCACGAAGTGAGCCCAGGGTTGAAAGGCCGTCTTGGATTTGCCGACTGGAATTTTCTTGACGGAGTCTCCCTGGAGGCCTCAAAGTGATCTCAGGTGAAGACTCTTTCTACAGATCCTGCCTTGTCAAATGAGGACTCTCGTCATGACCAAAACCATTGGAACCGCAACGCTTCCCACCCCCAGCCCTGGAACCATGCCGCATGTGACGGCTCGCGAGATGATGGTACGCAACCTCATCACGCTGTCACCCCAAATGGATTCCCTGGAAGCTCTCGACGTGTTGCTGCGGCAACGCATCTCCGGTGCCCCCGTGGTGGATGACGACGGCCATTTCGTCGGTGTCTTTTCAGAGAAATCTTGCATGAAGTTTGTCGTGGGGATGGCCTACGAAAATCTTCCCAGCATTCCGGTGGGTGATCTGACGGACAAGAACCCACCGACGATCAGTGAAGAAACCGATTTGTTGACCATCGCACAAACGTTCTTGAACGCCGCCTGTCGTCGGTTGCCAGTGCTGGACAGCGAGGGCAGGCTACGCGGACAAATTTCTCGCCGCGACGTGATGCGTGCTGTTCGCAGTCACATGCAGACACCAACCAAACCACAAACGCATACCGGTTTGTATCTCAGTGCGATTTTCTCCTCTGACGAACGTCGCGTCTGACGCAGGCACGACGCGTTTTGCCCCCCACCGTGGTAGAGGTCGAGCAGCTTTCGAATGCCGTGTACGCCCGAACGGCGTCGCGCGTCCTCCCCAAAAACTTCGTTTCGTGAGGGGAGCGCCGTATGGAAACACGCTAGAAAACGACATCAAGAAGCCGCACGACCTCGGTCGACGAGAGCGCCCCGTGGCGGTTCGGTCTCGCTGGCGAATGAGTGGGAGGGGCGACTGCGAACTGGATTCCGTTGGGAACTGGATTC
Proteins encoded in this region:
- a CDS encoding cold-shock protein, with product MAEGTIKRLTDKGFGFIDTGGPKDLFFHCTNVEGASYDELQEGQKVTYTEGRGPKGPCAENVTPA
- the cysS gene encoding cysteine--tRNA ligase; amino-acid sequence: MSMTAADPTSSVASPSTSQPAIRVYNTLSKTKEPFLPLRAPRVGMYLCGPTVYAESHIGHMVGPVIFDTIKRYLTYSGFEVTWVVNITDVDDKLIKKSKERGIPMSQIAVEMTADYLANLRELGVNQIDHLPRATDHMPQIIAFIGSLESKGFAYAIDGDVFFDVTKDPGYGQLSNRSVEDQQGEGGGAAAKKRNPGDFALWKSARPGEPYWESPWGDGRPGWHIECSAMSHEILGETFDIHGGGLDLMFPHHENERAQSTCCHGAPMVKYWMHNGLMRAGEKGKVGGKSDRENAAAEAASVEEQASGKISRSKGAGGLADLIRSQTGERIRFFLLRTQYRSTIVYNEETLAEAGTSLEAFYRYFDRFEEITGSSFYDLTAATRRAEGSFDPAGDALLTEIHAIREKFLAAMDDDFNTGAAISVLFDALRTLNRHVDANQLAAGADVKSPAVESLVKATSVIAELSRVLGLFAKPPATSGGDEADAELLDSVVHLLINLRKEARERKDYATGDAIRDRLADLGVALLDKKEGTSWERKS
- the ruvC gene encoding crossover junction endodeoxyribonuclease RuvC, whose protein sequence is MGTQVITARPGSAACILGIDPGLNTTGYAVISREGSRLCLREAGVIKSRRSDTLPERLQEIHVGLSEVFAAHPVDLMAVEQLFSHYDRPRTAILMGHARGVICLAAATAGVPVEHYEPTRVKKVMTGNGRAPKSQMQLAVKMQLNLQSAPEPDDVADAMAICLCGHYLANNPIDQALA
- a CDS encoding outer membrane protein assembly factor BamB family protein gives rise to the protein MRALKFWGGSAAFLAIALSMASEGAGDDFTRFRGGDATGVAADHPELPTQWDTETNVAWVADVPGQGWGSPVIVGERVFVSAVVAEEANTPPQGGLYLGEGVRDPAAGIHHWMVTCFDLGSGKELWKREAHAGRPLVPRHPKSSYAAETPVTDGERLFVLFGDLGLYCYNLEGELLWSRNIEPKQTNMDYGAAASPVVHGDQVFVVYDNKEASWIAAFDTQTGEQRWRTERDETMSWATPLVWQNELRTEIVVPGKNANRSYSLNGKELWSFDGDMSILVIPSPFAAHGMCYLSSGYVGDSHRPTFAIRPGASGEIDTSDGFTSNPYIEWYQPRASPYNTTQIVDGDYLYTVYDQGFMTCHNALTGEEVYGKQRFSPKGSFTSSPWAYGGKVFCLSEQGLTYVIQAGPDFKVLNTNPLDELCIATPSVSDGRLLIRTLTKVYCISEASE
- a CDS encoding CBS domain-containing protein is translated as MTKTIGTATLPTPSPGTMPHVTAREMMVRNLITLSPQMDSLEALDVLLRQRISGAPVVDDDGHFVGVFSEKSCMKFVVGMAYENLPSIPVGDLTDKNPPTISEETDLLTIAQTFLNAACRRLPVLDSEGRLRGQISRRDVMRAVRSHMQTPTKPQTHTGLYLSAIFSSDERRV